A genomic window from Solanum dulcamara chromosome 11, daSolDulc1.2, whole genome shotgun sequence includes:
- the LOC129874939 gene encoding uncharacterized protein LOC129874939, producing MPFPWKKMKKTSISQLVKEHVNSQSGSPLMVETGFPTSIVDLVVKNRARFKKSSKKKLADDPFFLPSPSPSPPPPPSPETLPSTSHFMIDDNEVRPLIRVGEVEGDKSDSRRSCREQPWGNGGLSMNQGLMAVLKMSLVAALVLGMNNLVMGVTMSAFLLFLLEYIGERLYGFCSRLQRRVRLMIQGIRDIFRVKVVEDEDDCVFKAPLERKELSKDGCSDFGHQIQEIEVVRETYVEDREKIEECIWDEKSKCVRVDVMEKGEESRYDLCESKEKKSHRAKMKSKMKKLVLKKFRKKKGSALERPMLLDEIDYVIEGRKETKGSREQKMQSNSIVSSVASSTDDKTDIVEVVGSAGESSEVLTDGSVEESFNGTDEATIVQEEELTGREHSSMYIALVLVVLVGLIGGRVLALVFTLTCCLMLKRSEGIGRFTKLPVIRCFAKRFS from the coding sequence CTTCCATTGTGGATCTTGTTGTCAAGAATCGCGCAAGATTCAAGAAATCCTCCAAGAAAAAACTGGCCGACGACCCTTTCTTCCTTCCATCCCCTTCGCCCTCGCCTCCTCCACCCCCTTCGCCTGAAACTTTACCGTCCACTTCCCACTTCATGATTGATGATAATGAAGTTCGTCCTCTGATCCGTGTAGGTGAAGTGGAAGGTGACAAATCTGATTCTCGCAGGAGTTGCCGCGAACAACCGTGGGGTAATGGTGGTCTCAGTATGAATCAGGGGTTGATGGCCGTTTTAAAGATGTCTCTAGTGGCGGCTTTGGTTTTAGGGATGAATAATCTTGTGATGGGGGTAACCATGTCAGCCTTCTTGTTGTTTCTCTTGGAATATATAGGAGAACGTTTGTATGGGTTTTGTTCTCGACTACAGAGGAGGGTTAGGTTGATGATACAGGGGATAAGGGACATCTTTAGAGTCAAAGTGGTTGAAGACGAAGACGATTGTGTTTTTAAGGCACCATTGGAGCGCAAAGAGCTCTCAAAGGATGGCTGTTCTGACTTTGGGCATCAAATTCAGGAAATTGAGGTTGTACGGGAAACTTATGTTGAGGATAGGGAGAAGATTGAGGAGTGTATTTGGGATGAAAAATCAAAATGTGTAAGGGTGGATGTAATGGAGAAAGGAGAGGAATCTAGATATGATTTATGTGAatccaaagaaaaaaaatctcatcGGGCAAAGATGAAATCAAAAATGAAGAAACTTGTTCTGAAGAAGTTCAGAAAGAAAAAAGGTTCGGCATTGGAGCGTCCTATGCTCCTGGATGAGATAGATTATGTTATTGAAGGAAGGAAGGAAACTAAAGGTTCCAGGGAACAAAAAATGCAATCCAATAGCATAGTGTCATCAGTGGCAAGTAGCACAGATGATAAGACAGATATTGTTGAGGTTGTTGGTAGTGCTGGAGAATCATCTGAAGTACTTACTGATGGTAGTGTTGAAGAGTCATTTAATGGTACTGATGAGGCAACCATTGTTCAGGAAGAAGAATTAACTGGAAGAGAGCATAGTTCCATGTATATTGCTCTCGTTTTGGTTGTTCTAGTCGGCCTTATTGGAGGTCGGGTTCTTGCGCTTGTTTTTACTTTAACATGTTGCCTGATGTTGAAGAGAAGTGAAGGAATAGGAAGATTCACAAAATTGCCCGTGATCAGGTGTTTTGCAAAAAGGTTCAGTTAG